One window from the genome of Solea solea chromosome 13, fSolSol10.1, whole genome shotgun sequence encodes:
- the LOC131471952 gene encoding dysbindin-A-like isoform X1 has translation MFETFRERLHMVQQDFTTGLKTLGDKSRDTKVKRRPRFEESPPCFSAGLEILSRYEEKWFLLHKTTKDCAQSAELCLCLWVCQAVDGDIVMLSAHWERRRTALTQLEEQLQSLPAFVSELDTITANIAHLEGDFEEMESRLIYLETLCCQCEQQTQKQHHVNQLEIYKKKKRKELEALEVELNSEHAHKVAEVEQAVQQKLRERQKVYEEAFNQDMKQYLSTGHLQHRESAGADVSVLDHMTLTNVSDQEALDDFLNSCSDDISTGSSLTSGPDLESFSSESSRSQTEKVLPADEQRSNQDAGLEREEEVASEESDEPLVQSDEEDIQPDTSLVGLQDVVRSSDDSDSTGDLPSG, from the exons ATGTTTGAAACCTTCAGAGAGAGACTTCACATGGTCCAGCAGGACTTCACCACCGG ttTAAAGACCCTTGGAGACAAATCAAGAGACACCAAAGTCAAGCGGAGACCCAG GTTTGAAGAAAGCCCTCCTTGTTTCAGTGCTGGCCTGGAAATCCTCAGCAG GTATGAGGAGAAATGGTTTCTGCTCCATAAAACAACCAAAGACTGCGCTCAGTCTGCAGAG ctctgtctctgtctgtgggtTTGTCAGGCAGTAGATGGCGACATAGTGATGCTCTCAGCTCACTGGGAGAGAAGAAGAACGGCTCTGACACAGTTAGAGGAACAACTGCAAAGCTTGCCAGCCTTTGTCAGTGAACTGGACACCATCACTGCCAACATAG CTCATCTGGAAGGCGACTTTGAGGAGATGGAGAGCAGACTGATCTACCTGGAGACCCTGTGTTGTCAGTGtgaacaacagacacaaaaacagcatcaCGTCAACCAGCTGGAAAtttataagaagaagaagag GAAGGAGCTGGAGGCTCTGGAAG TGGAACTAAACTCTGAACACGCTCACAAAGTGGCAGAGGTGGAGCAGGCCGTGCAACAGAAACTACGAGAACGACAGAAAGTTTATGAAGAAGCTTTTAACCAAGACATGAAGCAGTACCTGTCCACTggacacctgcagcacagag AATCAGCAGGAGCCGATGTGAGTGTTCTGGATCACATGACACTGACTAACGTATCAGACCAGGAAGCTTTGGATGACTTTCTTAACTCCTGCAGCGATGACATCAGCACCGGATCATCACTTACCTCAG GTCCAGACCTGGAGTCTTTCTCCTCTGAATCCTCGAGAAGCCAAACAGAAAAAGTGCTTCCCGCAGACGAGCAAAGATCCAACCAGGACGCAGGTTTGGAGCGAGAGGAGGAAGTGGCCAGTGAGGAGAGCGATGAACCTCTGGTGCAGTCGGATGAAGAGGACATTCAGCCTGACACGTCACTGGTTGGCCTGCAGGATGTTGTGAGGAGCTCTGACGACAGTGACTCCACGGGGGATCTCCCCTCTGGGTAA
- the LOC131471952 gene encoding dysbindin-A-like isoform X2 — MFETFRERLHMVQQDFTTGLKTLGDKSRDTKVKRRPRFEESPPCFSAGLEILSRYEEKWFLLHKTTKDCAQSAEAVDGDIVMLSAHWERRRTALTQLEEQLQSLPAFVSELDTITANIAHLEGDFEEMESRLIYLETLCCQCEQQTQKQHHVNQLEIYKKKKRKELEALEVELNSEHAHKVAEVEQAVQQKLRERQKVYEEAFNQDMKQYLSTGHLQHRESAGADVSVLDHMTLTNVSDQEALDDFLNSCSDDISTGSSLTSGPDLESFSSESSRSQTEKVLPADEQRSNQDAGLEREEEVASEESDEPLVQSDEEDIQPDTSLVGLQDVVRSSDDSDSTGDLPSG; from the exons ATGTTTGAAACCTTCAGAGAGAGACTTCACATGGTCCAGCAGGACTTCACCACCGG ttTAAAGACCCTTGGAGACAAATCAAGAGACACCAAAGTCAAGCGGAGACCCAG GTTTGAAGAAAGCCCTCCTTGTTTCAGTGCTGGCCTGGAAATCCTCAGCAG GTATGAGGAGAAATGGTTTCTGCTCCATAAAACAACCAAAGACTGCGCTCAGTCTGCAGAG GCAGTAGATGGCGACATAGTGATGCTCTCAGCTCACTGGGAGAGAAGAAGAACGGCTCTGACACAGTTAGAGGAACAACTGCAAAGCTTGCCAGCCTTTGTCAGTGAACTGGACACCATCACTGCCAACATAG CTCATCTGGAAGGCGACTTTGAGGAGATGGAGAGCAGACTGATCTACCTGGAGACCCTGTGTTGTCAGTGtgaacaacagacacaaaaacagcatcaCGTCAACCAGCTGGAAAtttataagaagaagaagag GAAGGAGCTGGAGGCTCTGGAAG TGGAACTAAACTCTGAACACGCTCACAAAGTGGCAGAGGTGGAGCAGGCCGTGCAACAGAAACTACGAGAACGACAGAAAGTTTATGAAGAAGCTTTTAACCAAGACATGAAGCAGTACCTGTCCACTggacacctgcagcacagag AATCAGCAGGAGCCGATGTGAGTGTTCTGGATCACATGACACTGACTAACGTATCAGACCAGGAAGCTTTGGATGACTTTCTTAACTCCTGCAGCGATGACATCAGCACCGGATCATCACTTACCTCAG GTCCAGACCTGGAGTCTTTCTCCTCTGAATCCTCGAGAAGCCAAACAGAAAAAGTGCTTCCCGCAGACGAGCAAAGATCCAACCAGGACGCAGGTTTGGAGCGAGAGGAGGAAGTGGCCAGTGAGGAGAGCGATGAACCTCTGGTGCAGTCGGATGAAGAGGACATTCAGCCTGACACGTCACTGGTTGGCCTGCAGGATGTTGTGAGGAGCTCTGACGACAGTGACTCCACGGGGGATCTCCCCTCTGGGTAA
- the tgfbr2b gene encoding TGF-beta receptor type-2, whose translation MEGQRTLMSLRGALCVFLVAVLLEPGTADLPPFYPLRQLCKFCDGELSSCTGTGTCMSNCSITSICMDTSDVCVAIWRKNESGFSVETLCHNPSRRLYGVLLDDYNSTTCVMKEKNTTSGLAHFCSCTNEEECNDKLIFPPIVDPAQDDTLLSVILVSLLPLLVMVIIVAGMFYWYRKYRQRMLSQEWESNGKKRKPRAGGLDCSDACAIMMDDDRSDSSSTHANNLNHNTEPLPIDLDLLVGKGRFAQVYKGKLKQTTSDQFETVAVKIFPYEEYASWKNEKDVFSNTDLRHENILHFLTAEERKVEKQYWLITAFHPRGNLQEYLTHHVISWEELQVLGSSLARGVAHLHSDRLLCGRPKVPIVHRDLKSSNILVKNDLTCCLCDFGLALCLDSSLSVDDLANSGQVGTARYMAPEVLEARLDLENTESFKQTDIYSMALVLWEITSRCEAIGEVKDYEPAYGSKVREHPCVESMKDNVLRDRGRPEIPDTWLKHQGVAVICATIKECWDHDPEARLTAHCVAERISDMEDELDKLSCRSSSEEKIPEELKIPIEVEIPEKEVKITEIQDVIAVDCSVSDEK comes from the exons attTGCCTCCGTTTTACCCTTTACGGCAGCTTTGTAAGTTCTGTGATGGGGAGCTGTCCTCGTGCACCGGCACAGGGACCTGCATGTCCAACTGCTCCATCACATCCATCTGCATGGACACCAGCGATGTCTGTGTGGCTATCTG GAGAAAGAACGAGAGTGGGTTCTCTGTGGAAACTCTGTGCCACAATCCTTCCAGGCGGCTGTACGGCGTCCTGCTGGACGACTACAACAGCACCACCTGtgtgatgaaggagaagaacaCGACAAGTGGACTGGCTCACTTCTGCTCCTGCACTAATGAGGAGGAGTGCAACGACAAGCTGATATTCCCCCCGA TTGTGGATCCGGCACAGGATGACACATTACTATCTGTGATCCTGGTGAGTCTGCTGCCCCTGCTGGTGATGGTCATCATTGTTGCGGGAATGTTCTACTGGTACCGAAAGTACCGGCAGCGTATGCTCAGCCAAGAGTGGGAGAGCAACGGGAAGAAACGCAAGCCCAGAGCCGGTGGGCTGGACTGTAGCGACGCCTGTGCCATAATGATGGACGACGACAGGTCAGACAGCAGTTCAACTCACGCCAACAACCTGAACCACAACACTGAGCCACTGCCCATAGACCTGGACCTGCTG GTGGGCAAAGGTCGCTTTGCTCAGGTGTACAAGGGGAAGCTGAAGCAGACAACCTCAGATCAGTTTGAAACTGTGGCGGTGAAGATTTTCCCCTATGAGGAGTACGCTTCCTGGAAGAACGAGAAGGACGTCTTCTCGAACACTGACCTCCGACACGAGAACATCCTGCACTTCCtgacagcagaggagaggaaggtggAGAAGCAGTACTGGCTCATCACTGCGTTCCATCCCAGAGGAAACCTACAG GAATACCTCACCCATCATGTGATCAGCTGGGAGGAGCTGCAGGTCCTGGGCAGCTCTTTGGCTCGGGGCGTAGCCCACCTCCACAGTGACCGCCTGCTGTGTGGACGCCCTAAG GTGCCCATCGTCCACCGTGACCTGAAGAGCTCCAACATCCTGGTGAAGAATGACCTGACGTGCTGTTTGTGTGACTTTGGTCTGGCTCTCTGTCTGGACAGCAGTCTGTCTGTGGACGACCTCGCCAACAGTGGACAG GTGGGGACAGCTCGTTACATGGCTCCAGAGGTTCTGGAAGCCCGACTGGACCTGGAGAACACGGAGTCCTTCAAACAGACTGACATTTACTCCATGGCCCTGGTTCTGTGGGAGATAACTTCGAGGTGTGAAGCTATTGGAG aggtgaaGGACTACGAGCCCGCGTACGGATCTAAAGTGCGAGAGCACCCCTGTGTGGAGAGCATGAAAGACAACGtgctgagagacagaggaaggcCTGAGATCCCCGACACCTGGCTCAAACATcag GGTGTGGCCGTGATCTGTGCCACCATAAAGGAATGCTGGGACCACGACCCCGAGGCCCGACTCACGGCGCACTGCGTCGCCGAGCGCATCTCCGACATGGAGGACGAGCTGGACAAACTGTCCTGCCGCAGCTCCTCAGAGGAGAAGATTCCCGAGGAGCTGAAGATCCCGATAGAGGTGGAGATCCCCGAGAAGGAggtgaaaatcacagaaatccAGGACGTCATAGCTGTGGACTGCTCGGTGAGCGACGAGAAGTGA